One genomic segment of Sminthopsis crassicaudata isolate SCR6 chromosome 2, ASM4859323v1, whole genome shotgun sequence includes these proteins:
- the SERTAD2 gene encoding SERTA domain-containing protein 2 isoform X1, protein MKSKRKNTLQRLILGTSPEDIGGTELISSELYMLGKGGKRKFDEHEDGLEGKVVSPTDGPSKVSYTLQRQTIFNISLMKLYNHRPLTEPSLQKTVLINNMLRRIQEELKQEGSLRPVFITTSQPADTLGDDYREAQPAFSHLASSPAHPADLVNTTSLESCLTPASLLEDDTFCTSQAVQPNGPTKLPPPTVQPEKDSFSSALDEIEELCPTPTSTEAVAAAVATIDNSKGNCSESNVQKPEGLQESRTTDSKLMDALPGNFEITTSTGFLTDLTLDDILFADIDTSMYDFDPCTSATGAASKMAPVSADDLLKTLAPYSSQPVAPNQPFKMDLTELDHIMEVLVGS, encoded by the coding sequence ATATATGTTGGGTAAAGGAGGAAAACGGAAGTTTGATGAGCATGAAGATGGGCTGGAAGGCAAAGTTGTGTCTCCTACTGATGGTCCATCTAAGGTGTCTTACACCTTACAGCGCCAGACTATCTTCAACATTTCCCTTATGAAACTCTATAACCACAGGCCACTGACAGAGCCAAGCCTGCAGAAGACAGTTTTAATTAACAACATGTTGAGGCGGATTCAGGAGGAACTCAAACAGGAAGGCAGCTTGAGACCTGTGTTCATCACCACTTCTCAGCCAGCTGACACGCTGGGGGACGATTACCGGGAGGCCCAGCCCGCCTTTAGCCATCTCGCCTCCTCCCCAGCCCACCCCGCCGACTTGGTAAACACTACATCTTTAGAATCCTGCCTCACCCCGGCCTCTCTGCTGGAGGACGATACTTTTTGCACTTCTCAGGCCGTCCAACCCAACGGTCCCACGAAACTTCCACCTCCAACCGTCCAACCAGAAAAGGACAGCTTCTCCTCAGCCTTGGACGAAATTGAGGAGCTCTGTCCAACACCTACCTCCACTGAGGCAGTAGCAGCGGCAGTAGCAACGATCGACAACTCTAAAGGAAACTGCAGCGAGTCTAACGTTCAAAAACCCGAGGGACTCCAAGAGAGCCGAACAACCGACTCAAAACTCATGGATGCTCTACCTGGAAACTTTGAGATAACAACTTCCACAGGTTTTCTGACAGACTTGACCTTGGATGACATTCTGTTTGCTGACATAGACACGTCAATGTATGACTTTGACCCCTGCACTTCCGCTACGGGGGCAGCCTCCAAAATGGCTCCTGTTTCTGCAGATGACCTCCTTAAGACTTTAGCTCCCTATAGTAGTCAACCAGTCGCCCCAAATCAGCCTTTCAAAATGGACCTTACAGAACTGGATCACATAATGGAGGTGCTTGTCGGGTCGTAA
- the SERTAD2 gene encoding SERTA domain-containing protein 2 isoform X2, whose translation MLGKGGKRKFDEHEDGLEGKVVSPTDGPSKVSYTLQRQTIFNISLMKLYNHRPLTEPSLQKTVLINNMLRRIQEELKQEGSLRPVFITTSQPADTLGDDYREAQPAFSHLASSPAHPADLVNTTSLESCLTPASLLEDDTFCTSQAVQPNGPTKLPPPTVQPEKDSFSSALDEIEELCPTPTSTEAVAAAVATIDNSKGNCSESNVQKPEGLQESRTTDSKLMDALPGNFEITTSTGFLTDLTLDDILFADIDTSMYDFDPCTSATGAASKMAPVSADDLLKTLAPYSSQPVAPNQPFKMDLTELDHIMEVLVGS comes from the coding sequence ATGTTGGGTAAAGGAGGAAAACGGAAGTTTGATGAGCATGAAGATGGGCTGGAAGGCAAAGTTGTGTCTCCTACTGATGGTCCATCTAAGGTGTCTTACACCTTACAGCGCCAGACTATCTTCAACATTTCCCTTATGAAACTCTATAACCACAGGCCACTGACAGAGCCAAGCCTGCAGAAGACAGTTTTAATTAACAACATGTTGAGGCGGATTCAGGAGGAACTCAAACAGGAAGGCAGCTTGAGACCTGTGTTCATCACCACTTCTCAGCCAGCTGACACGCTGGGGGACGATTACCGGGAGGCCCAGCCCGCCTTTAGCCATCTCGCCTCCTCCCCAGCCCACCCCGCCGACTTGGTAAACACTACATCTTTAGAATCCTGCCTCACCCCGGCCTCTCTGCTGGAGGACGATACTTTTTGCACTTCTCAGGCCGTCCAACCCAACGGTCCCACGAAACTTCCACCTCCAACCGTCCAACCAGAAAAGGACAGCTTCTCCTCAGCCTTGGACGAAATTGAGGAGCTCTGTCCAACACCTACCTCCACTGAGGCAGTAGCAGCGGCAGTAGCAACGATCGACAACTCTAAAGGAAACTGCAGCGAGTCTAACGTTCAAAAACCCGAGGGACTCCAAGAGAGCCGAACAACCGACTCAAAACTCATGGATGCTCTACCTGGAAACTTTGAGATAACAACTTCCACAGGTTTTCTGACAGACTTGACCTTGGATGACATTCTGTTTGCTGACATAGACACGTCAATGTATGACTTTGACCCCTGCACTTCCGCTACGGGGGCAGCCTCCAAAATGGCTCCTGTTTCTGCAGATGACCTCCTTAAGACTTTAGCTCCCTATAGTAGTCAACCAGTCGCCCCAAATCAGCCTTTCAAAATGGACCTTACAGAACTGGATCACATAATGGAGGTGCTTGTCGGGTCGTAA